In a single window of the Microbacterium sp. SL75 genome:
- a CDS encoding alpha/beta fold hydrolase encodes MADAVVLVSGGAAVTPYTDPERAAATGLAAGNTLTALRDHFVSAGVAAFTAPARMGVGTVERDAGWQGFDDVPLVLPAEVTVNAVGAVDDAGVALAAFVRWLRDEHGLGSVDLVGHSMGGLFSRAAIRELRTDGPRIDRLVTLGTPWDGAVLGDAVAGDLAPADAHGDPATTAILEQALAYAAANSQGAAEQVSRRFLRGWNQTQAGVLDGIPVTAIGAGHFAAATEPAQLWPHDGLVSLRSGRADDVPLEVVPVIDRHSFPDHVHSIFFADGFGLPWERALTWDPAVFAVVDSALGI; translated from the coding sequence GTGGCAGATGCCGTCGTCCTCGTCTCCGGTGGCGCCGCCGTCACTCCGTACACCGACCCGGAACGCGCCGCGGCGACGGGCCTGGCCGCGGGCAACACGCTCACCGCTCTGCGCGATCACTTCGTCTCCGCCGGCGTCGCGGCCTTCACCGCTCCCGCCCGGATGGGAGTGGGGACGGTCGAGCGGGATGCCGGGTGGCAGGGCTTCGACGACGTGCCCCTCGTCCTGCCGGCCGAGGTGACGGTCAACGCGGTCGGGGCCGTCGACGACGCGGGTGTCGCGCTCGCCGCGTTCGTCCGCTGGCTCCGCGACGAGCACGGGCTCGGGAGCGTCGATCTCGTCGGCCACTCGATGGGCGGACTGTTCTCTCGGGCGGCGATCCGCGAGCTCCGAACCGACGGACCGCGCATCGACCGGCTCGTGACGCTGGGAACGCCGTGGGACGGTGCCGTCCTCGGCGACGCCGTGGCGGGAGACCTCGCCCCGGCCGATGCCCACGGCGACCCCGCGACGACGGCGATCCTCGAGCAGGCGCTCGCGTACGCGGCGGCCAACTCGCAAGGGGCGGCCGAGCAGGTGTCGCGCCGTTTCCTGCGGGGGTGGAATCAGACGCAGGCGGGTGTGCTCGACGGCATCCCCGTCACCGCGATCGGCGCGGGTCACTTCGCGGCCGCGACCGAGCCCGCGCAGCTCTGGCCGCACGACGGGCTGGTCTCGCTGCGAAGCGGCCGGGCCGACGACGTCCCCCTCGAGGTGGTGCCCGTCATCGACCGGCACTCGTTCCCCGACCACGTCCACAGCATCTTCTTCGCCGACGGGTTCGGACTGCCGTGGGAGCGCGCCCTCACCTGGGATCCCGCGGTGTTCGCCGTCGTGGACTCGGCCCTGGGAATCTGA
- a CDS encoding glutathione peroxidase gives MDLSGIPITTIRGEQTTFGALTDGKAALVVNVASRCGLAGQYETLEALHKQYGDRGFTVIGFPSNQFLQELSDDDKIAEYCSATWGVTFPMSEKVKINGRNAHPLYKELTSTPDAEGKTGRISWNFEKFVVAPDGRVTRFSPRTQPDAPEVVAAIEDALPR, from the coding sequence ATGGACCTCTCCGGCATCCCGATCACGACCATCCGTGGCGAGCAGACGACCTTCGGCGCGTTGACCGACGGCAAGGCCGCCCTGGTGGTGAACGTCGCTTCGCGCTGTGGTCTCGCGGGTCAGTACGAAACCCTCGAGGCGTTGCACAAACAGTACGGCGACCGCGGCTTCACGGTCATCGGCTTCCCCAGCAACCAGTTCCTGCAGGAGCTCAGCGACGACGACAAGATCGCCGAGTACTGCTCCGCGACGTGGGGCGTGACGTTCCCGATGTCGGAGAAGGTGAAGATCAACGGGCGCAACGCCCATCCGCTGTACAAGGAGCTGACCTCGACCCCGGATGCCGAGGGCAAGACCGGCCGCATCTCGTGGAACTTCGAGAAGTTCGTCGTCGCCCCCGACGGGCGCGTGACCCGCTTCAGCCCGCGTACGCAGCCCGACGCCCCCGAGGTCGTCGCCGCGATCGAAGACGCGCTCCCGCGCTGA
- the xylA gene encoding xylose isomerase, with protein sequence MPTPTRDDKFSFGLWTVGYNGTDPFGGPTREPLDVVHVVEKLAELGAYGLTFHDDDLFAFGSTDAERQKQIDRLKGAMKDTGIITPMVTTNLFSAPVFKDGGFTSNDRQVRRFALRKVLRNLDLAAELGAKTFVMWGGREGAEYDSAKDIRQALERYREAVNLLGDYVTDKGYDIRFAIEPKPNEPRGDILLPTLGHAIAFIDSLERPELVGLNPEVGHEQMAGLNFAAGIAQALYHGKLFHIDLNGQRGIKYDQDLVFGHGDLHNAFALVDLLENGGPGGVPSYDGPRHFDYKPSRTEDETGVWDSVSANMNTYLLLKERAAAFRADPEVQEALEAAKVAELAQPTLNEGETYDDFLADRSAYEDFDTDAYLGGKGFGFVRLQQLATEHLLGAR encoded by the coding sequence ATGCCCACCCCCACCCGCGATGACAAGTTCTCGTTCGGACTCTGGACCGTCGGCTACAACGGCACCGACCCCTTCGGCGGCCCCACGCGTGAGCCCCTCGACGTCGTGCACGTCGTCGAGAAGCTCGCCGAGCTCGGCGCCTACGGCCTGACCTTCCACGACGACGACCTCTTCGCCTTCGGCTCCACCGACGCCGAGCGCCAGAAGCAGATCGACCGGCTCAAGGGCGCGATGAAGGACACCGGCATCATCACGCCGATGGTCACCACCAACCTCTTCTCCGCCCCCGTCTTCAAGGACGGCGGCTTCACCTCCAACGACCGCCAGGTGCGCCGGTTCGCTCTGCGCAAGGTGCTGCGCAACCTCGACCTCGCCGCCGAGCTGGGCGCCAAGACCTTCGTCATGTGGGGCGGCCGCGAGGGCGCCGAGTACGACTCCGCGAAGGACATCCGCCAGGCGCTCGAGCGCTACCGCGAGGCCGTCAACCTGCTCGGCGACTACGTCACCGACAAGGGCTACGACATCCGCTTCGCGATCGAGCCCAAGCCGAACGAGCCCCGCGGCGACATCCTGCTGCCCACGCTCGGTCACGCGATCGCCTTCATCGACTCGCTCGAGCGCCCCGAGCTGGTGGGCCTGAATCCCGAGGTCGGTCACGAGCAGATGGCGGGCCTGAACTTCGCCGCCGGCATCGCCCAGGCGCTGTATCACGGCAAGCTCTTCCACATCGACCTCAACGGCCAGCGCGGCATCAAGTACGACCAGGACCTCGTGTTCGGCCACGGCGACCTGCACAACGCCTTCGCCCTGGTCGACCTGCTCGAGAACGGCGGCCCCGGTGGCGTGCCCTCCTACGACGGCCCCCGTCACTTCGACTACAAGCCCTCGCGCACCGAGGATGAGACGGGTGTCTGGGACTCCGTCTCGGCCAACATGAACACCTACCTGCTGCTCAAGGAGCGCGCCGCGGCCTTCCGCGCGGACCCCGAGGTGCAGGAGGCGCTCGAGGCCGCCAAGGTCGCCGAACTCGCCCAGCCGACGCTCAACGAGGGCGAGACCTACGACGACTTCCTCGCCGACCGCTCGGCCTACGAGGACTTCGACACCGACGCCTACCTCGGCGGCAAGGGCTTCGGGTTCGTCCGCCTGCAGCAGCTCGCCACCGAGCACCTGCTCGGCGCGCGCTGA
- the xylB gene encoding xylulokinase has translation MALVMGVDSSTQSCKVVVVDAETGKLVREGRASHPAGTSVDPEAWWKALQDAIAQAGGLDDVAAVSIAGQQHGMVVLDAEGAVIRDALLWNDTRSAQAARDLIDEVGAEAFAERTGAVPVASFTGTKLRWLRDAEPENAARVAAVALPHDWLTWRLRGFGPGNAVLEELVTDRSDASGTAYWGADGYDLDLFRRALGHDALLPRVLGPWESAGTLTGGALVGAGAGDNAGAALGLGAGPGDVVVSLGTSGTVFAVAEAPTRDTTGAVAGFADATGRFLPLVATLNAARVLDAIAGLLGVTHEELGALALQAEPGAGGVVLVPWFEGERTPNLPNAKASLNGLTLASTNRPNLARAAIEGMLSGLAAGLEAIQAQGVEVRRILLVGGAAANAGVARIAAEVFDADIVVPAAGEYVALGAARQAAGVLAGGPIEWTVATTRAVESNHRELIRRNYESIAALRARE, from the coding sequence ATGGCGCTCGTCATGGGAGTCGACTCGTCGACGCAGTCGTGCAAGGTCGTCGTCGTCGACGCCGAGACCGGGAAGCTCGTGCGCGAGGGGCGCGCCTCGCACCCCGCCGGGACCTCGGTCGACCCCGAGGCCTGGTGGAAGGCGCTCCAGGATGCCATCGCACAGGCCGGCGGTCTCGACGACGTCGCGGCGGTGTCGATCGCGGGTCAGCAGCACGGCATGGTCGTCCTGGATGCGGAGGGCGCGGTGATCCGCGACGCCCTGCTGTGGAACGACACCCGGTCTGCGCAGGCCGCTCGCGACCTCATCGACGAGGTGGGCGCGGAGGCATTTGCCGAGCGCACGGGCGCCGTGCCGGTCGCCTCGTTCACCGGCACCAAACTGCGTTGGTTGCGCGACGCCGAGCCCGAGAACGCCGCGCGAGTCGCCGCCGTCGCGCTCCCGCATGACTGGTTGACCTGGCGTCTGCGCGGCTTCGGCCCGGGGAACGCCGTTCTCGAGGAGCTGGTCACCGACCGCTCCGATGCGTCGGGCACCGCCTACTGGGGCGCCGACGGCTACGACCTCGACCTCTTCCGTCGCGCTCTCGGCCACGATGCGCTGCTGCCGCGCGTGTTGGGGCCCTGGGAGAGCGCCGGCACGTTGACGGGTGGCGCACTGGTCGGCGCCGGTGCGGGCGACAACGCCGGCGCCGCTCTGGGATTGGGGGCGGGTCCGGGCGATGTCGTGGTGTCGCTGGGGACGTCGGGCACGGTGTTCGCCGTCGCCGAGGCCCCCACGCGTGACACGACGGGCGCCGTCGCCGGTTTCGCAGATGCGACCGGCCGTTTCCTGCCGCTCGTCGCGACGCTGAACGCGGCGCGTGTGCTCGACGCGATCGCGGGTCTCCTCGGCGTGACCCACGAGGAGCTCGGCGCCCTCGCCCTGCAGGCCGAGCCGGGCGCCGGCGGTGTCGTGCTCGTTCCCTGGTTCGAAGGGGAGCGCACGCCCAATCTCCCGAACGCCAAAGCCTCCCTGAACGGGCTGACCCTGGCATCCACGAACCGACCGAACCTGGCTCGCGCCGCGATCGAGGGCATGCTCAGCGGGCTGGCGGCCGGACTCGAGGCGATCCAGGCGCAGGGCGTCGAGGTGCGGCGGATCCTGCTCGTCGGCGGGGCGGCAGCCAATGCGGGTGTCGCGCGGATCGCCGCCGAGGTGTTCGACGCCGACATCGTCGTGCCGGCCGCGGGGGAGTATGTCGCCCTCGGCGCGGCGAGACAGGCCGCGGGCGTTCTCGCGGGTGGTCCGATCGAATGGACGGTCGCGACGACACGCGCGGTCGAATCAAACCACCGCGAGCTGATCCGCCGCAACTACGAGTCAATCGCCGCCCTTCGTGCGCGAGAGTAG